A window of the Natronomonas salina genome harbors these coding sequences:
- a CDS encoding DUF1828 domain-containing protein — MFDCTDTIRPALEDALDAFEIERDDNSCRVLTPFQQQNGDLVRLWIQPKAGDQLLIRDYGETFAMLELYGVNPKSDANKPRVRTIKKRFNLVDGFEGEIAAISPSAELGHRIVDVIQAVQAVSYLIYTHQTKQPSRFRTTVSEYLEGVGYDYKSPAEVQGATEPREFDIGINHREPMVLLDTVHSKRPYLLRQQVDRVKLNWWEIQDTDYSHGAIIDDVDGLYEDEIVDQLTDSLDYCFRWSNKEEITQEIPVKA, encoded by the coding sequence ATGTTTGACTGTACTGACACCATTCGTCCGGCGCTCGAGGACGCACTCGATGCCTTCGAGATCGAGCGTGATGATAACAGTTGTCGAGTCCTCACCCCCTTCCAGCAGCAAAACGGTGACCTCGTGCGACTCTGGATTCAACCGAAAGCTGGTGATCAGCTACTCATTCGAGACTACGGAGAGACCTTCGCTATGCTGGAGCTCTATGGCGTGAATCCAAAGTCCGACGCGAACAAGCCCCGTGTTCGAACCATCAAGAAGCGCTTCAATCTGGTCGATGGATTCGAGGGTGAAATCGCTGCTATCTCTCCCTCAGCTGAGCTAGGGCATCGAATTGTGGATGTGATTCAGGCAGTTCAGGCGGTCTCGTATCTGATATACACTCACCAAACCAAGCAACCGTCTCGGTTTAGAACAACTGTATCCGAGTACTTGGAAGGAGTTGGGTACGACTACAAATCACCCGCTGAAGTCCAGGGTGCTACTGAACCTCGCGAGTTCGATATTGGAATCAATCATCGTGAGCCAATGGTCCTATTGGATACCGTGCATTCGAAGCGTCCGTATCTATTGCGTCAACAGGTTGACCGCGTGAAACTCAATTGGTGGGAGATCCAAGACACGGACTATTCCCACGGTGCGATAATAGACGATGTTGATGGACTATATGAGGACGAGATAGTAGACCAGTTAACGGACTCTCTGGACTATTGTTTCCGCTGGTCTAATAAAGAAGAGATCACCCAGGAGATCCCTGTCAAAGCGTAA
- a CDS encoding 2Fe-2S iron-sulfur cluster-binding protein: MAATTVGIAGGALLTLAAVVLHYSKGSEWTPREDISQDVLERRAETVPETDFPEPGNRSIGGGGAVAAVGGAGGEGEGELAEGESGDDSPAAIPDDEAEVFEVEYVKEGETVEVQENETLLEAGEDEGWDLPYACREGQCISCAGHITDGGNAEDYVEHHTNQMLGEPELDEGYTLTCVAYPKSDLTLETGESP, encoded by the coding sequence ATGGCTGCTACGACAGTGGGAATCGCTGGCGGGGCGTTGCTGACGCTCGCTGCGGTCGTCCTGCACTACTCGAAGGGCTCCGAGTGGACGCCCCGCGAGGACATCTCCCAGGACGTCCTCGAGCGGCGCGCGGAGACGGTCCCCGAGACCGACTTCCCCGAGCCGGGCAACCGGTCGATCGGTGGCGGCGGCGCGGTCGCCGCCGTCGGCGGCGCCGGGGGCGAAGGCGAGGGCGAACTCGCGGAGGGCGAATCCGGCGACGACAGTCCGGCGGCGATCCCCGACGACGAGGCCGAGGTCTTCGAGGTCGAGTACGTCAAGGAGGGCGAGACCGTCGAGGTCCAGGAGAACGAGACGCTGCTGGAGGCCGGCGAGGACGAGGGCTGGGACCTCCCCTACGCGTGTCGTGAAGGCCAGTGCATCTCGTGTGCCGGCCACATCACCGACGGCGGCAACGCCGAGGACTACGTCGAACACCACACCAACCAGATGCTCGGCGAACCCGAGCTCGACGAGGGCTACACGCTGACGTGTGTCGCCTATCCGAAGTCCGACCTGACGCTGGAGACCGGCGAATCGCCGTAA
- the tnpA gene encoding IS200/IS605 family transposase, whose translation MKTTRHATYNLNYHIVWLPKYRNSVLANEVADRVRTILHEIADDKGLEILNLTVQPDHIHLFISSPPKNAPSLLANWFKGISSRKYNHRYADNDGEKIRWTRGYYAGTAGSVSSETVKNYIQRHEADES comes from the coding sequence ATGAAGACCACACGGCACGCGACCTACAACCTCAACTACCACATAGTGTGGTTGCCGAAGTACCGCAACTCGGTACTCGCCAACGAGGTTGCAGACCGTGTGCGAACCATCCTCCACGAAATAGCCGACGACAAGGGTTTGGAGATACTCAACCTCACCGTTCAGCCCGACCACATTCACCTCTTCATCAGTAGTCCGCCGAAAAACGCCCCCTCGCTTCTCGCCAATTGGTTCAAAGGGATTTCCTCGCGAAAATACAATCACCGCTACGCGGACAACGACGGTGAGAAGATTCGATGGACGCGGGGCTACTACGCAGGAACAGCAGGCAGCGTCTCCAGCGAGACAGTCAAGAACTACATCCAACGTCACGAGGCGGACGAGTCGTGA
- a CDS encoding RNA-guided endonuclease InsQ/TnpB family protein gives MTELTKTLELKLVQPNAHKRRKLRETREAYQQALHDTFGARCTTQTEANDVVVNYDLSGYAKNALKKYVPQLTTTYNAEELHDDHPIRFTNEGLRLDHKPENAIEWYVKIPHHEDYHLWLPAQPNPEQRGWLEALHAGDAELGESRLFERDGTWFLHVTVTRDVEDSFEVSAEERTPIGVDIGEASLVTVCHRDDHGSPTAPELWADEGKTVRRLRKTYFTATRRLQERGSDRLSESFGDDLWSQIDDVFHRVTREVVEYAESIENPVLVLEDLTYIRESMDYGKYMNRRLHGWGFAKLHAQIRYKAVEKGIPVETVNPRNTSKECHACGEVGYRPKQATFKCTNDDCWMGEYQADVNGAVNIADRYLGGESRSRKHENDDDSAEDGACLTAPQDSQADAKTQQATLGTYAS, from the coding sequence GTGACCGAACTCACCAAGACGCTGGAACTGAAACTGGTTCAGCCGAACGCACACAAGCGGCGGAAACTCCGTGAGACGCGAGAGGCGTACCAGCAGGCGCTTCACGACACGTTCGGCGCCCGATGTACCACCCAGACCGAAGCGAACGACGTAGTGGTCAACTACGACCTGTCGGGGTATGCGAAGAACGCCCTCAAGAAATATGTCCCGCAGTTGACGACGACATACAACGCGGAAGAACTTCACGACGACCACCCTATCCGGTTCACGAACGAAGGGCTACGCCTCGACCACAAGCCCGAGAACGCAATCGAGTGGTACGTCAAGATCCCACACCATGAGGACTACCATCTCTGGCTGCCAGCACAGCCGAATCCCGAACAGCGGGGCTGGCTGGAAGCGTTGCATGCTGGTGACGCGGAGCTGGGCGAGAGTCGGCTGTTCGAGCGAGACGGGACGTGGTTTCTCCACGTCACCGTCACCCGAGACGTGGAGGATAGTTTCGAGGTGTCCGCCGAAGAACGGACGCCTATCGGAGTGGACATTGGGGAAGCGTCACTCGTTACGGTGTGTCACCGTGACGACCACGGGTCCCCAACCGCTCCTGAACTATGGGCCGATGAGGGCAAGACCGTCCGTCGGCTCCGCAAGACCTACTTCACCGCTACGCGACGGCTTCAAGAACGCGGAAGCGATCGTCTCTCCGAGTCGTTCGGTGACGACCTGTGGAGCCAGATAGACGACGTGTTTCACCGCGTCACCCGAGAAGTTGTAGAATATGCTGAGTCAATCGAGAACCCTGTGCTGGTGCTGGAAGATCTAACGTACATACGGGAGTCGATGGACTACGGTAAGTACATGAACCGCCGTCTTCATGGATGGGGATTCGCCAAACTCCACGCTCAAATCCGCTACAAGGCCGTCGAGAAGGGCATTCCCGTTGAAACAGTGAATCCGCGTAACACGTCGAAGGAGTGCCACGCGTGTGGTGAGGTGGGGTATCGTCCGAAGCAGGCGACGTTCAAATGCACGAACGACGACTGTTGGATGGGCGAATATCAAGCCGACGTGAACGGGGCAGTGAACATCGCAGACCGCTACCTCGGCGGAGAGAGTCGTTCCAGAAAACACGAGAACGACGATGACTCGGCTGAGGATGGGGCGTGTTTGACCGCGCCACAAGACAGCCAAGCCGATGCTAAAACCCAGCAGGCGACGCTTGGAACGTATGCGTCTTGA
- a CDS encoding helix-turn-helix domain-containing protein codes for MPSTSRFVLTGTRGGADRTRILLLVADQARTVKQLADAMGRDCATVQSHLEVLQKNDLVDARAKDRTYYRPTPRARADWETIEKAAESLDRKQTREPNQQLL; via the coding sequence ATGCCGTCCACGAGTCGGTTCGTCCTGACCGGTACGCGCGGCGGTGCCGACCGCACGCGGATACTGCTCCTCGTGGCCGACCAGGCCCGGACCGTCAAACAGCTGGCCGACGCGATGGGGCGGGACTGCGCGACGGTACAGAGCCACCTCGAGGTGCTACAGAAGAACGACCTCGTCGATGCACGAGCGAAAGACCGGACGTACTACCGCCCGACACCGCGGGCCAGAGCGGACTGGGAGACCATCGAGAAGGCGGCGGAGAGTCTGGACCGCAAGCAGACGAGAGAGCCGAACCAGCAGCTTCTCTAG
- a CDS encoding glutathione S-transferase family protein gives MVNQFVDGEWVTDYDPTNEEGEFERQPTTFRDRVGSEDAEAGRYHLYVSYACPWAHRTLVTRQLLGLEDSITVDVVDPYRDDDGWQFTPEKDKCTPDTVNGFDYLREAYVEADPEYTGRVSVPVFWDKQEDTIVNNESREIMRNLTDVFADEVGNGVDLVPDELRDDVDEVLDAIYEPINNGVYRTGFAEKQAAYDEVVTELFDALDHWDSVLADQRYLVGDRLTEADIAMYTTLVRFDEVYHTHFMCNHQFIREYDNLWPYLRDLYQTRGFGETTHMDHIKEHYYTTHPDVSPKRIVPMGPDPDFEADHDRDSLAGEPPV, from the coding sequence ATGGTCAATCAGTTCGTCGACGGCGAGTGGGTGACCGACTACGACCCGACCAACGAGGAGGGGGAGTTCGAACGCCAGCCGACGACGTTCCGCGACCGCGTCGGCAGCGAGGACGCCGAGGCCGGCCGCTATCACCTCTACGTCTCCTACGCCTGTCCGTGGGCACATCGCACGCTCGTCACGCGACAGCTGCTCGGCCTCGAGGACTCCATCACCGTCGACGTCGTCGATCCGTACCGCGACGACGACGGCTGGCAGTTCACCCCCGAGAAGGACAAGTGCACCCCCGACACCGTGAACGGCTTCGACTACCTCCGGGAGGCCTACGTCGAGGCCGACCCCGAGTACACCGGCCGCGTCTCGGTGCCGGTCTTCTGGGACAAACAGGAGGACACCATCGTCAACAACGAGTCCCGCGAGATCATGCGGAACCTCACGGACGTCTTCGCCGACGAGGTCGGCAACGGCGTCGACCTGGTGCCGGACGAACTCCGCGACGACGTCGATGAGGTCCTCGACGCCATCTACGAGCCGATCAACAACGGCGTCTACCGGACGGGCTTCGCCGAGAAGCAGGCAGCCTACGACGAGGTCGTCACGGAGCTCTTCGACGCGCTCGACCACTGGGACTCGGTGCTCGCCGACCAGCGCTACCTCGTCGGCGACCGGCTGACCGAGGCCGACATCGCGATGTACACCACGCTGGTCCGCTTCGACGAGGTCTACCACACTCACTTCATGTGCAACCACCAGTTCATCCGGGAGTACGACAACCTCTGGCCGTACCTCCGGGACCTCTACCAGACCCGGGGCTTCGGCGAGACGACGCACATGGACCACATCAAGGAGCACTACTACACGACCCACCCGGACGTCAGCCCCAAGCGCATCGTCCCGATGGGCCCCGACCCCGATTTCGAGGCGGACCACGACCGGGATTCGCTTGCGGGCGAGCCGCCGGTCTAA
- a CDS encoding DUF7350 domain-containing protein produces MDRRQYLQACLGAGTAAGLAGCTDLGFIETQELPSTPPVLEDRPDRVYHPTHVDGMEMVGQAESDNGDYGFALVYTYPHRFWRVDATTESVDDAILKDPDGSQDVHLMSVLWDPQTGRTLPDAGMSVDIRKDGEALDEQVIYPMLSPRMGFHFGANFQLDGDGDYEIALSVGGTSIRQTGDYQGRFGEQATVTVPFEFSTEERDNIGFERTEDEAGEASLPPVMDMDVPLGVAPDPAELPGTHHGTAESGDARLEVVSMESPPAGIDGDGAYLAVSARTPYNQLVLPQMALDATLDRDGQTVFEGALERTFDSDLGYHYGAAVDDVASGDALTIDVVTHPQVARHEGYETAFLQMPAAELTL; encoded by the coding sequence ATGGACCGCCGTCAGTACCTCCAGGCCTGCCTCGGTGCCGGGACAGCGGCCGGCCTCGCCGGCTGTACCGACCTGGGCTTCATCGAGACGCAGGAACTGCCCTCCACGCCACCGGTCCTCGAGGACCGCCCGGACCGCGTCTACCACCCGACCCACGTCGACGGCATGGAGATGGTCGGGCAGGCGGAGTCCGACAACGGCGACTACGGCTTCGCGCTCGTCTACACCTACCCGCACCGTTTCTGGCGGGTCGACGCCACCACCGAGTCCGTCGACGATGCCATCCTCAAGGACCCCGACGGCAGCCAGGACGTCCACCTGATGTCGGTGCTGTGGGACCCCCAGACCGGCCGGACGCTGCCGGACGCCGGCATGAGCGTCGACATCCGCAAGGACGGCGAGGCCCTCGACGAGCAGGTCATCTACCCGATGCTGTCGCCGCGGATGGGCTTTCACTTCGGCGCGAACTTCCAGCTCGACGGCGACGGCGACTACGAGATCGCCCTCTCGGTCGGCGGGACGAGCATCCGCCAGACCGGCGACTACCAGGGCCGCTTCGGCGAGCAGGCCACCGTCACCGTCCCCTTCGAGTTCAGCACCGAGGAACGCGACAACATCGGCTTCGAGCGGACCGAGGACGAGGCCGGTGAGGCATCGCTGCCGCCGGTCATGGACATGGACGTCCCCCTCGGCGTCGCCCCGGACCCCGCGGAACTGCCGGGCACCCACCACGGCACCGCAGAGAGCGGCGACGCCCGACTCGAGGTCGTCAGCATGGAAAGTCCGCCGGCCGGCATCGACGGCGACGGCGCGTACCTCGCCGTCTCCGCCCGGACGCCGTACAACCAGCTCGTCCTCCCGCAGATGGCCCTCGACGCGACGCTCGACCGCGACGGCCAGACGGTCTTCGAGGGCGCCCTCGAGCGCACCTTCGACAGCGACCTCGGCTACCACTACGGCGCCGCCGTCGACGACGTCGCATCGGGCGACGCGCTGACCATCGACGTCGTCACCCACCCGCAGGTCGCCCGCCACGAGGGCTACGAGACGGCGTTCCTCCAGATGCCCGCCGCGGAACTGACGCTGTAA